From a region of the Acidobacteriota bacterium genome:
- a CDS encoding DUF4350 domain-containing protein has translation MSFTVNPDSGPNRLNWMLLALSLLLTFGLAVLLGSLSGESRRSVRRQPSTFFTDDSGMRAALLVLQRFTSAERWRSVLLALPSTSQPARSQGVEEPVDTFIVAHPRLHLSPGEAERLRTWLEDGGQAILCLESDWLIEGRRSRFRASSRRQAEESPNVDPDQPPDGFLKRLGIVIRAAPASGSVQDEGGESAEAAAGASPPLRLESGDLIVEGQGLQVIAQGPRGPRAVWKTVGRGRLAVISDPLAFSNSRLRESDNAIWLVRTAASYRGGQVAFDEYHHGFGSRRRMVSLLWDFATTPWGWMCLQITLALLAYLLIFQARFGRVEEAPPPRRASPLEWIDARAGLLQAAGAGRLCARWMHRSLALRLSRSVGYSVDIDEERVQRKLSLGEHSRARSFRDYLLHWRNLPQEGTVTPQQLTELAQAAGKLAQELKSS, from the coding sequence ATGAGTTTTACCGTCAATCCTGACTCCGGGCCCAACCGGCTTAACTGGATGCTGCTGGCGCTGTCGCTGCTGCTGACCTTCGGCTTGGCGGTGCTGCTGGGCAGCCTCTCGGGTGAAAGCCGTCGAAGCGTCAGGCGCCAACCCTCGACCTTCTTTACTGACGACAGCGGGATGCGGGCCGCCCTGCTGGTCTTGCAGCGCTTTACCTCGGCCGAGCGCTGGCGCAGCGTCCTCTTGGCCTTGCCCTCGACCTCCCAGCCAGCCCGGAGCCAAGGCGTGGAGGAGCCCGTCGATACCTTCATTGTGGCCCATCCCCGCCTTCACCTCTCACCTGGTGAAGCAGAGCGCTTGCGGACGTGGTTGGAAGACGGCGGTCAGGCCATTCTCTGTTTGGAGAGCGATTGGTTGATCGAAGGCCGGAGGAGCCGATTTCGGGCCTCCTCCCGCCGGCAAGCGGAAGAGTCGCCCAACGTCGACCCGGACCAGCCGCCGGACGGGTTCCTCAAACGTCTGGGAATCGTGATTCGCGCCGCTCCCGCATCAGGTTCCGTCCAGGATGAGGGCGGGGAATCAGCGGAGGCTGCTGCCGGCGCTTCGCCGCCGCTGCGCCTGGAGAGCGGCGATCTCATCGTCGAGGGGCAAGGGCTGCAGGTGATCGCCCAGGGACCGAGAGGTCCCCGGGCCGTTTGGAAGACGGTGGGACGGGGGCGACTGGCCGTCATCTCCGATCCGCTGGCATTCAGCAACTCCCGCCTGCGGGAGAGCGATAACGCCATCTGGCTGGTGCGTACGGCAGCTTCCTACCGGGGCGGTCAAGTAGCCTTCGATGAATACCACCACGGTTTCGGCAGCCGGCGCCGGATGGTGTCGCTGCTGTGGGACTTCGCGACTACGCCCTGGGGATGGATGTGCCTGCAGATCACCCTGGCCCTGCTGGCTTACCTCTTGATTTTCCAGGCACGCTTCGGCCGGGTGGAGGAGGCGCCGCCGCCCCGCCGGGCCAGTCCGCTGGAGTGGATCGACGCCCGCGCCGGACTCTTGCAGGCCGCCGGCGCGGGACGCCTCTGCGCCCGCTGGATGCACCGCTCGCTGGCCTTGCGCCTCTCGCGCAGTGTGGGCTACAGCGTCGACATCGACGAGGAGCGGGTGCAGCGCAAACTCAGCCTGGGTGAGCATAGTCGGGCCCGCAGCTTCCGCGACTACCTGCTTCACTGGCGCAACCTGCCCCAAGAGGGTACGGTTACTCCCCAACAACTGACCGAGCTGGCCCAAGCAGCCGGAAAACTGGCTCAGGAACTGAAGTCATCATGA
- the ytxJ gene encoding bacillithiol system redox-active protein YtxJ, whose protein sequence is MQQLIETAQVDQLFQQATALIFKHSTSCAISSFAHREVEKYLSQHPGAVVHKVHVIEERDVSNYIARQTSVAHASPQMICLRGGQVEWHSSHFGITAGRIARKLASA, encoded by the coding sequence ATGCAGCAACTCATCGAAACGGCTCAAGTCGATCAGCTCTTTCAGCAAGCCACCGCCCTGATCTTCAAGCACAGCACCTCCTGCGCCATCAGTTCTTTCGCTCATCGCGAGGTGGAAAAATACCTCTCCCAGCATCCTGGCGCCGTCGTCCACAAGGTGCACGTCATCGAAGAACGCGACGTTTCCAACTACATCGCCCGGCAGACTTCAGTAGCCCACGCCTCGCCTCAGATGATTTGCTTGCGCGGCGGCCAGGTGGAATGGCACAGTTCCCACTTCGGCATTACCGCCGGCCGCATCGCCAGGAAACTCGCCTCAGCCTAG
- a CDS encoding DUF58 domain-containing protein encodes MKSRSRTVPTPVLLGLIALGGPLWLLSLVLPMGWLAAPAYWLLLALAALRERSALPSSPDIEASRQLPRRFSMDSVQNIEIKLQNNSFRAISLSLEDQPPTALQVLDPLPAGRVAPGEAVRAAYKVRPVRRGDHVFGELLLFLRLSKAGLLERRLAFDLQDRCKIYPQFLQVAEYELLAKIDEREEVVRRPRRLRGDGTDFESLRQYVPGDDLRKVDWKASARRGHLISRVFQVERGQQIAILLDCGRLMAAQIGEFARLEHAFNAAVMLAYVAQKRGDSIALATFSNRIESFLPPIRGHLIMPSVLESIYRVQLREVESDYWQVIAESMALLQRRSLVLVLTDVLDSVSSSGLIANLMRASSKHLVLCVVLSEPKVEETADCVPRDTRGAFRKAAAAHFRIERQIALERMRSRGILVLETDPRQLSIQLVRKYLEIRQANLI; translated from the coding sequence ATGAAGAGCCGCAGCCGCACCGTCCCGACTCCCGTTCTGCTGGGCTTGATTGCCCTGGGCGGGCCGCTGTGGCTTCTTTCTTTGGTCTTGCCGATGGGTTGGCTGGCGGCACCCGCCTATTGGCTGCTCCTGGCACTGGCGGCGCTGCGTGAGCGCTCCGCCTTGCCCTCCTCCCCGGACATCGAAGCCTCCCGCCAACTGCCCAGGAGGTTCTCGATGGACTCGGTGCAGAACATCGAGATCAAGCTGCAAAACAACTCTTTCCGGGCCATCTCACTTTCTCTTGAGGACCAGCCCCCGACGGCCTTGCAGGTGTTGGATCCGCTGCCTGCCGGACGCGTGGCGCCGGGCGAGGCCGTCAGGGCCGCCTACAAGGTGCGCCCGGTGCGGCGGGGCGATCATGTCTTCGGCGAATTGCTGCTTTTCCTGCGCCTGTCCAAGGCCGGACTGCTGGAGCGGCGGCTGGCTTTCGATCTTCAGGACCGCTGCAAGATCTATCCTCAGTTCCTGCAGGTGGCCGAGTATGAACTGTTGGCCAAGATCGACGAGCGGGAAGAGGTGGTGCGCCGTCCGCGGCGGCTGCGCGGGGACGGAACCGACTTCGAAAGCCTGCGTCAATATGTGCCCGGAGACGACCTGCGCAAAGTGGACTGGAAAGCCAGCGCCCGCCGCGGACACCTGATCAGCCGGGTCTTCCAGGTGGAGAGGGGACAGCAGATCGCCATCCTGCTCGACTGCGGACGCCTGATGGCCGCCCAGATCGGCGAGTTCGCCCGCCTCGAACACGCCTTCAACGCCGCCGTCATGCTGGCCTACGTGGCCCAGAAGCGGGGCGACTCCATCGCCCTGGCCACTTTCTCGAACCGCATCGAATCGTTCCTGCCGCCCATCCGCGGACACCTCATCATGCCCTCGGTGCTGGAGAGCATCTACCGCGTCCAGTTGAGGGAGGTGGAATCGGATTACTGGCAGGTCATCGCCGAGTCGATGGCCCTGTTGCAGCGCCGCAGCCTGGTGCTGGTGCTGACCGATGTGCTCGACTCCGTCTCCAGCTCAGGACTGATTGCCAATTTGATGCGGGCCTCCTCCAAGCACCTGGTTCTGTGCGTGGTGCTCTCCGAGCCCAAGGTGGAGGAAACAGCCGACTGCGTCCCCCGCGATACCCGCGGGGCCTTCCGCAAAGCCGCCGCTGCCCATTTCCGCATCGAGCGGCAGATCGCCTTGGAACGGATGCGCTCGCGCGGCATTCTGGTGCTGGAGACCGATCCCCGCCAGCTCAGCATCCAACTGGTTCGCAAGTATCTTGAAATTCGTCAGGCCAACCTGATTTAA
- a CDS encoding ABC transporter ATP-binding protein, whose translation MEDFLRARADTPLISLEGISKVFVSGNGEVRTQALCEVDLQIERGEFVTVAGPSGCGKSTLLHIIGLLETPSTGTYTLNGTPVAGLKPQQMAYIRNKCVGFIFQNFNLIGDLTVYENVETPLTYLKMPAEQRRQRVMDALSKVGMNSYARRYPSQITGGEQQRVGVARAVVADPLILLADEPTGNLDSKNGEAVMSLLQDLHAKGATLFLVTHNPDYARRSQRTVKLFDGETSN comes from the coding sequence ATGGAAGATTTTTTGCGGGCCCGCGCCGACACGCCTCTGATCAGCCTGGAGGGAATCTCCAAGGTTTTCGTGAGCGGCAACGGCGAGGTGCGCACGCAAGCCCTGTGCGAAGTCGATCTGCAGATTGAGCGGGGCGAGTTCGTTACCGTGGCGGGTCCCTCGGGATGCGGGAAATCGACTTTGCTGCATATCATCGGCCTGCTGGAAACGCCTTCCACCGGCACCTACACGCTCAACGGAACTCCGGTAGCCGGACTGAAGCCCCAGCAGATGGCCTACATCCGCAACAAGTGCGTCGGCTTCATCTTCCAAAACTTCAACCTGATCGGCGACCTGACGGTCTACGAAAACGTGGAAACGCCCTTGACCTACCTGAAGATGCCCGCCGAGCAACGTCGTCAGAGGGTTATGGACGCGCTCTCCAAAGTGGGGATGAATTCCTACGCCCGCCGCTATCCTTCCCAGATCACCGGCGGCGAGCAGCAGCGCGTGGGCGTGGCCCGGGCGGTGGTGGCCGATCCGCTCATTCTGCTGGCCGACGAGCCCACCGGCAACCTCGATTCCAAGAACGGCGAAGCCGTGATGAGCCTGCTCCAAGACCTCCACGCCAAAGGCGCTACACTCTTCCTGGTCACCCACAACCCCGACTACGCCCGCCGCTCCCAACGCACCGTTAAACTCTTCGACGGCGAAACCAGCAACTGA
- a CDS encoding multicopper oxidase domain-containing protein has translation MSRIATTPKVRLLAVVLSFCLAVGWLQAQNCEGQNLLQPEIRDSENGRLDTVMTVAYAVNILGCDKVNLRNYEATLRPPTFKVKAGDRITMQLNNDLPHKDMNHPADPNVPHGFNITNFHTHGWHISPTGNSDNVLLELEPGQGLLYEFNLPDDHPAGTFWYHPHKHGSTAMQVASAMGGALIVEGGLDNNPQIAAAKDRIMILQQIPYELGDDGIGTIEDFAQLQGEYTRPTFVNGQVHPVIRMKPGEVQRWRFIQAGILELVHLSLQGHELNVIAWDGLATGSIDPHESVELAPGNRVDVLVKAGAPGTYQLMKIAEQPDQGLRNLPTNEELVATVVVEGYPVVMSLPNSAELAKYKPFRDIRPDQLQSQKDVVFAKNNSSTFFNINGVPFNPNEVPWQLKLGHYEQWNLSSDDQNHPFHIHVNPFMVVKIGDEELNPPRWMDTILVRKGKPVVFYTFYKRYIGSFVFHCHILNHEDQGMMRLVEIVP, from the coding sequence ATGTCGAGGATCGCGACCACGCCCAAAGTCCGTCTTTTGGCCGTAGTGCTGAGTTTCTGCCTGGCCGTGGGCTGGCTGCAGGCTCAGAACTGCGAGGGCCAGAATCTGCTCCAGCCCGAGATCAGGGATTCCGAGAACGGCAGGCTCGACACCGTCATGACGGTGGCCTATGCCGTCAACATCCTGGGATGCGACAAGGTCAACCTGCGCAACTATGAAGCCACCTTGAGGCCGCCCACCTTCAAGGTCAAGGCGGGCGACCGCATCACCATGCAGCTCAACAACGACCTCCCCCACAAGGACATGAACCATCCCGCCGATCCCAATGTCCCACACGGGTTCAACATCACCAACTTCCACACCCACGGATGGCACATTTCGCCCACCGGCAACAGCGACAACGTCCTGCTCGAGCTGGAGCCCGGCCAAGGCCTTCTCTACGAATTCAACTTGCCCGACGATCACCCGGCGGGAACCTTCTGGTACCACCCCCACAAGCATGGATCCACGGCCATGCAGGTGGCCAGCGCCATGGGCGGAGCCCTGATCGTGGAAGGCGGACTGGACAACAATCCCCAAATCGCCGCCGCCAAAGATCGGATCATGATCTTGCAGCAGATCCCCTACGAGCTAGGCGACGACGGGATCGGCACCATCGAAGACTTTGCGCAGTTGCAGGGCGAGTACACCCGCCCAACCTTCGTCAACGGGCAGGTCCATCCGGTCATCCGCATGAAGCCCGGCGAGGTGCAGCGCTGGCGCTTCATTCAAGCCGGCATTCTGGAACTGGTCCACCTGAGCCTGCAAGGCCATGAGCTCAACGTCATCGCCTGGGACGGGCTGGCCACCGGTTCCATCGACCCTCATGAATCGGTAGAACTGGCTCCGGGCAACCGTGTGGACGTACTCGTCAAAGCGGGAGCGCCGGGAACCTACCAGCTCATGAAGATCGCCGAACAACCCGATCAGGGCCTGCGCAATCTGCCGACCAACGAGGAGCTGGTAGCCACCGTCGTGGTCGAGGGCTACCCGGTCGTGATGTCCCTTCCCAATAGCGCCGAACTGGCCAAGTACAAGCCTTTCAGAGACATCCGCCCTGACCAGCTCCAGTCGCAGAAGGACGTGGTCTTCGCCAAGAACAACTCCAGCACCTTCTTCAACATCAACGGCGTCCCCTTCAATCCCAACGAGGTTCCCTGGCAGCTCAAGCTGGGCCATTACGAGCAGTGGAACCTGTCCTCCGACGACCAGAACCACCCCTTCCACATCCACGTCAATCCCTTCATGGTGGTCAAGATCGGAGATGAGGAACTCAACCCGCCGCGCTGGATGGACACCATCCTGGTGCGCAAGGGCAAGCCGGTGGTCTTCTATACCTTCTACAAGCGCTACATCGGCAGCTTCGTCTTCCACTGCCATATCCTCAACCACGAGGATCAGGGAATGATGCGGCTGGTGGAAATCGTACCTTGA
- a CDS encoding stage II sporulation protein M: MHGSYTIRTPDHVEIDFELAGPLARFAALLLDTLIIIGLMVVLSLLATAVGLLNLAADNPFSQGLNSLGAAVLLILFFLLNWGYYVLVEHFMRGRTPGKAAAGLRVLRDDGFPVTLRESALRNLLRAADMLPIPTYVLGGIVALYHPHGKRLGDMAAGTIVVREAFATDPVRQSALRSSSGWLARVEAGQSRQVVTLPRGKIDSRQLALVRKFMDRRLQMNPDKRSELAWRITRPFLEMMGEDPERVAALPDPREYCEGVLRRILELSSRQVDAARLKAAPLKEGEQPPQKELDAAARKRLLWLRFSRRVRRLLSRGAPALRRLSPQNIEDLSQDYRRVNADLARARSMGGDEDAVLELNRIALAGHLLFYGYARHSKGGAESASWLAAFPRAFRRSLGAAGLSAFFFFFPAVVTAFAVMGDPSLGYDLVPAAFLDFQPAREDTMHSFPELMRPVAASSIMTNNLQVSLLAFGLGLTAGVGTALLLIYNGIHIGAVAGWMTLNGNGRALWGWIMPHGGTELLAIVLAGAAGFLLARTMLAPGRLTRSEALKRVAPRALTLELGVMVMLVFAGLVEGFISPSTLGFSGRIAFLAATLLMWFLYLGAVGLQGRAEKDPAPGESNLPAAAS; the protein is encoded by the coding sequence GTGCACGGCAGCTACACCATCAGAACTCCCGATCACGTCGAAATCGATTTCGAACTGGCCGGACCCCTGGCCCGTTTTGCGGCTTTGCTGCTCGATACCCTGATCATCATAGGGCTGATGGTGGTGCTGAGCCTGTTGGCTACAGCAGTGGGCTTGCTCAACCTGGCCGCGGACAATCCCTTCAGCCAGGGGCTCAACTCTCTCGGGGCAGCCGTCCTGCTGATTCTCTTCTTTCTCCTCAACTGGGGCTACTACGTCTTGGTCGAACATTTCATGCGCGGGCGCACTCCCGGTAAGGCTGCTGCTGGTCTGCGGGTGCTGCGTGACGACGGTTTTCCGGTCACCTTGCGCGAGAGCGCATTGCGCAACCTGCTGCGGGCCGCCGACATGCTCCCTATACCCACCTACGTGCTGGGCGGAATCGTGGCCCTCTACCATCCTCATGGAAAACGCCTGGGCGACATGGCGGCCGGCACCATCGTGGTGCGTGAGGCCTTCGCCACCGATCCTGTTCGCCAGTCGGCTCTCCGCTCCAGCTCGGGATGGTTGGCCAGGGTCGAAGCGGGACAGTCCCGCCAGGTGGTTACTCTTCCCCGGGGCAAGATCGATTCCCGCCAGTTGGCGCTGGTGCGAAAGTTCATGGACCGCCGCCTGCAGATGAACCCCGACAAACGCTCCGAACTGGCCTGGCGCATCACCCGTCCCTTCCTCGAGATGATGGGAGAAGACCCGGAGCGGGTGGCCGCCCTGCCCGATCCGCGCGAGTACTGCGAAGGCGTTCTGCGGCGCATCTTGGAACTCTCTTCCCGGCAGGTTGACGCCGCTCGGCTTAAGGCCGCCCCCTTGAAGGAAGGCGAGCAGCCACCTCAAAAAGAACTCGATGCCGCGGCCCGCAAACGCCTGCTCTGGCTTAGATTTTCGCGCCGGGTCAGACGCCTGCTGTCGCGCGGCGCTCCGGCCCTGCGTCGCCTTTCCCCCCAAAACATAGAGGACCTGAGCCAGGATTATCGCCGCGTCAACGCCGATTTGGCCCGGGCCCGCTCGATGGGGGGAGACGAGGACGCCGTGCTGGAACTCAACCGCATCGCCCTGGCCGGCCATCTGCTCTTCTACGGCTACGCCCGGCACAGCAAGGGCGGGGCAGAGAGCGCTTCCTGGCTGGCCGCCTTTCCAAGGGCTTTCCGACGTTCTCTGGGGGCGGCGGGACTGTCGGCCTTTTTCTTCTTCTTTCCCGCCGTGGTGACGGCCTTTGCCGTGATGGGCGACCCCTCGCTGGGCTACGACCTGGTTCCGGCGGCGTTTCTCGACTTCCAACCGGCCCGCGAAGACACCATGCACAGCTTTCCCGAATTGATGCGTCCCGTGGCCGCCAGCTCCATCATGACCAATAACCTGCAGGTCTCGCTGCTGGCCTTCGGACTGGGACTGACGGCGGGAGTGGGCACCGCGCTGCTGCTGATCTACAACGGCATCCACATCGGCGCGGTGGCAGGATGGATGACGCTCAACGGCAATGGACGGGCCTTGTGGGGCTGGATCATGCCTCACGGAGGCACCGAGCTGCTGGCCATCGTCCTGGCTGGAGCCGCCGGATTCCTCTTGGCCCGCACCATGCTGGCGCCGGGACGGCTGACCCGCAGCGAAGCCCTCAAGCGTGTCGCTCCGCGTGCCCTGACGCTGGAACTGGGCGTGATGGTGATGCTGGTCTTCGCCGGTCTGGTGGAAGGGTTCATTTCGCCCAGCACGCTGGGCTTCTCGGGCCGCATCGCTTTCCTGGCAGCCACCTTGCTGATGTGGTTCCTCTACCTGGGCGCAGTCGGGCTGCAGGGCAGGGCTGAAAAAGATCCCGCTCCTGGAGAATCCAACCTCCCGGCCGCGGCGTCCTAG
- a CDS encoding MoxR family ATPase has translation MNSSQLPENRPPFEQALQLTEAIGRQLKRVISGQDEIMRDLLASLTAGGHVLLEGVPGVAKTLLARCLSCAIEARFARIQFTPDLMPSDITGVNVYQPETGEFSFRQGPLFNEIVLADEINRAPAKTQSALLEAMQEQQVSIDGETRQLPALFFVLATQNPIEYEGTYPLPEAQLDRFLMKISIQYPSLEAEREMLDKMHRLGPTAARPSETIQAVARPEEILQLRRLSHQVEVDESVRHYIVDVIRQSRAFDSLSLGASPRAAVALLQAAKALAVLEGRFYATPDDVKAMSLPVLRHRVRLTPEAEIEGLHADDCLRALLEQVAVPRFSPPAAEAEEASAGEPTETPS, from the coding sequence ATGAACTCATCTCAGCTACCCGAAAACCGTCCTCCTTTTGAGCAAGCCCTGCAATTGACCGAGGCTATCGGCCGTCAACTGAAGCGGGTAATCTCCGGACAGGACGAAATCATGCGCGACTTGCTGGCAAGCCTGACGGCGGGAGGACACGTCTTGCTCGAAGGAGTCCCCGGCGTGGCCAAGACACTGCTGGCGCGCTGCCTTTCCTGCGCCATCGAAGCCCGCTTCGCACGCATCCAGTTCACGCCCGACCTGATGCCGTCCGACATCACCGGAGTCAATGTCTACCAACCTGAAACAGGGGAATTCTCCTTTCGCCAGGGTCCCCTTTTCAACGAGATCGTGCTGGCCGACGAGATCAACCGGGCCCCCGCCAAGACCCAGTCGGCCCTTCTTGAGGCCATGCAGGAGCAGCAGGTTTCCATCGACGGAGAAACCCGGCAATTGCCGGCTCTGTTCTTCGTCTTGGCCACCCAGAACCCTATCGAATACGAGGGAACCTATCCGCTGCCCGAGGCCCAGCTCGACCGCTTCCTGATGAAGATTTCCATCCAGTATCCTTCGCTGGAGGCCGAGCGCGAGATGTTGGACAAGATGCACCGTCTGGGCCCGACCGCCGCCCGTCCCTCGGAAACCATCCAAGCGGTGGCGAGGCCCGAGGAGATTCTGCAACTGCGCCGGCTCTCTCATCAGGTGGAGGTGGACGAGTCGGTGCGGCACTACATCGTCGATGTCATCCGTCAGTCGCGCGCCTTCGACTCGCTGTCTTTGGGAGCCTCGCCGCGGGCGGCAGTAGCCTTGTTGCAGGCCGCCAAGGCTCTGGCCGTGCTGGAAGGCCGTTTCTACGCTACTCCTGACGATGTCAAAGCCATGTCCTTGCCGGTGCTTCGTCACCGCGTCCGCCTCACGCCCGAGGCCGAGATCGAGGGCCTGCATGCGGACGACTGTCTGCGGGCCTTGCTCGAGCAGGTGGCGGTGCCGCGCTTCAGTCCTCCCGCCGCTGAGGCAGAGGAAGCGTCCGCCGGCGAGCCCACCGAAACCCCCTCATGA
- a CDS encoding histidinol-phosphate transaminase, producing MDRRRFLIGTAAGLAALKVMGCQPRDPQAAGDGTPLLRLDSNENALGLAPSARQALVEGLVDANRYPGDIYPRFKEMVAGALGVETEQVVMSGGSAQLLVMAAEAFSQLEGGTALQGRPTFLTFSDQAKARGVTVREFDLADGRDYPLDAMRQAASQIEGPVLVYICNPNNPTGTVISSQAVADWMKEAPSETWFLIDEAYHEFVRDERYRSLVAEAAARPRTLVTRTFSKIYAMAGLRVGYGVAHPETAKQLGELAQWGRVNHAGACAALGCYGDQEYLQRSFQSNLQARRIVTAALDEMGIEYLPSQTNFIFHRIPGRVADHIEAMRRQGVLVGRPFPPLLDWNRVSLGLPEEMEQFVEALRKVV from the coding sequence ATGGATCGAAGACGCTTTCTGATCGGGACTGCCGCAGGACTGGCGGCGCTCAAGGTGATGGGCTGTCAGCCCCGGGATCCTCAGGCCGCCGGGGACGGGACTCCCTTGCTGCGGCTGGATTCCAACGAGAACGCCCTGGGACTGGCTCCTTCAGCCCGCCAGGCCCTGGTGGAGGGGCTGGTGGACGCCAACCGCTATCCCGGCGACATCTATCCCCGCTTCAAGGAGATGGTGGCGGGCGCGCTGGGCGTGGAGACGGAGCAGGTGGTCATGAGCGGAGGATCGGCCCAACTGCTGGTGATGGCGGCCGAGGCCTTCTCCCAGCTTGAAGGGGGCACGGCCCTGCAAGGCCGCCCCACTTTCCTGACCTTCTCCGATCAGGCCAAGGCCCGAGGCGTGACGGTGCGCGAATTCGACCTGGCCGATGGACGCGACTATCCTCTGGACGCCATGCGCCAGGCGGCCAGCCAGATAGAAGGGCCGGTGCTGGTTTACATCTGCAATCCCAACAATCCCACCGGGACGGTGATTTCCAGCCAGGCTGTAGCCGACTGGATGAAGGAGGCGCCGTCCGAAACCTGGTTTTTGATCGACGAGGCCTATCACGAGTTCGTGCGCGACGAACGCTACCGCAGTTTGGTTGCCGAGGCGGCGGCCCGTCCCCGCACGCTGGTCACCCGCACGTTTTCCAAGATTTACGCCATGGCCGGCTTGCGGGTCGGTTACGGCGTGGCCCATCCCGAGACGGCCAAGCAGTTGGGCGAGCTGGCCCAATGGGGTCGAGTCAACCACGCCGGCGCCTGCGCCGCCCTGGGCTGCTACGGCGACCAGGAATACTTGCAGCGCAGTTTCCAGAGCAACCTGCAGGCGCGGCGGATCGTCACTGCGGCTCTGGACGAAATGGGAATCGAGTACCTGCCCAGCCAGACCAACTTCATCTTCCACCGCATCCCCGGCAGGGTTGCCGATCACATCGAAGCGATGCGCCGGCAGGGAGTGCTGGTAGGCCGCCCCTTCCCCCCGCTGCTCGACTGGAACCGCGTTTCCTTAGGCCTGCCAGAAGAGATGGAGCAGTTCGTAGAGGCCCTCAGGAAGGTGGTCTAA
- a CDS encoding DUF4129 domain-containing protein — MTSTVMQPQPASEPPPPAEIEKAVEEVFLRPEFAKDPLSDWLGQAIDWLWDQLSSLAGWAEANPTGRWVLIVVLSLILVALLAHIAWTIWRILPQRQDQRIGVAGTPWKTLEGKAASWKEALQLARRALQRGDLYQAVWISHRLLLGVMDERGLLQFARWKTNRDYLKECRQKGQGYRLLQDLSEAYDQIVYAHRPAAQGRLQGLLNQVDEFYRQS, encoded by the coding sequence ATGACGTCGACAGTGATGCAGCCGCAACCCGCTTCCGAGCCGCCCCCTCCGGCTGAAATCGAAAAGGCCGTAGAAGAGGTCTTCCTTCGTCCCGAATTTGCCAAAGACCCGCTCTCCGACTGGCTGGGACAGGCCATCGACTGGCTTTGGGATCAACTGTCGTCGCTGGCCGGATGGGCGGAAGCCAACCCAACCGGACGCTGGGTTCTGATCGTGGTGCTTTCCCTTATTCTGGTGGCTCTGCTGGCCCATATCGCCTGGACCATCTGGCGGATTTTGCCCCAGCGCCAGGACCAACGTATTGGGGTGGCGGGCACGCCTTGGAAGACCCTGGAAGGGAAAGCCGCCAGTTGGAAGGAAGCCCTGCAGCTGGCACGCCGCGCCCTGCAGCGGGGCGACCTCTACCAGGCAGTCTGGATCTCCCACCGTTTGCTCTTGGGAGTGATGGACGAGCGGGGGCTGCTGCAGTTCGCCCGCTGGAAAACCAACCGGGACTATCTCAAGGAGTGCCGCCAGAAGGGCCAAGGCTACCGCTTGTTGCAGGACCTTTCCGAGGCCTACGACCAAATCGTATACGCTCACCGTCCCGCCGCCCAGGGACGCTTGCAGGGACTTCTCAATCAAGTCGATGAGTTTTACCGTCAATCCTGA